A window of Vidua chalybeata isolate OUT-0048 chromosome 27, bVidCha1 merged haplotype, whole genome shotgun sequence contains these coding sequences:
- the LOC128800486 gene encoding collagen alpha-3(V) chain-like isoform X2 has protein sequence MSAENAAVPAGTGPETKSVVSRVANLTLVSCACGAVASAYGRTKESHPCVRSVCGVAEKGVKTLTAAAASGAQPLLTRLEPQISTANKLACKGLDKLEEKLPILQQPPERVVAGTRELVSCTVSGVVARTRSALGAVVGTRVGQLLATGVDAVLGKSEELLDRYLPGTGEELGECPPSPKSRGAKPARDPHPVAQSWHWLYMVAPQWCQSTEATVTPRRGQSPSEGHGMALGELSPGNPKANIVLCARLGIYSLALGDTRQSWPRVTAQVTAEATWLKVASPHDLVAKHPVGAHAGLQCPAQDGPATLPSPRSHSGDNRHRSGHRHRGDHGHGGDHGHRGDQGHGGDHGHRGDQGHGGDRGHRGGPAGAAEAVAELLCPRGLPVSPAATPGPAALAGGPAAGTAPCPAAPGPAPPCHPADRGGAAGHGRALAQHPGAPAPPVAGVEPAGCGAHGGQRGGGSDSGHAPRAPAPAPRRLLPPGHRCPGVPQQRAGDGGTRLARRGGRPGFPGQRPLLPGPVGPGAGTEPGRRDAGTAEPRGAAGARGAAHAPALARGTFRPRARGVSGGCPGGYVQVGGLCHRGGDAPGARCPPGLQPALSHWCH, from the exons atgtCGGCCGAAAACGCAGCGGTGCCGGCCGGGACCGGGCCGGAGACGAAG AGCGTGGTGAGCCGCGTGGCCAACCTGACCCTGGTGAGCTGTGCCTGCGGGGCCGTGGCCTCGGCGTACGGCCGCACCAAGGAGAGCCACCCCTGCGTGCGCTCCGTCTGCGGTGTTGCCGAGAAGGGCGTGAAGACGCTGACAGCGGCAGCAGCGAGCGGggcccagcccctcctcacccGGCTGGAGCCCCAGA TTTCCACCGCCAACAAATTGGCCTGCAAAGGGCTGGAcaagctggaggagaagctgcccatcctgcagcagcccccCGAGAGG GTGGTGGCCGGGACCAGGGAGCTGGTGTCGTGCACGGTGAGCGGGGTGGTGGCGAGGACGCGCTCGGCGCTCGGGGCCGTGGTGGGCACCCGcgtggggcagctgctggccaCGGGCGTGGACGCCGTGCTGGGCAAatcagaggagctgctggatcgGTACCTCCCCGGGACAGGCGAGGAGCTGGGTGAGTGCCCACCATCTCCCAAATCTCGGGGTGCCAAGCCCGCCCGGGACCCTCACCCTGTTGCTCAGTCTTGGCATTGGCTATACATGGTGGCCCCACAATGGTGCCAGAGCACTGAGGCCACTGTGACCCCACGCAGGGGACAGTCCCCGTCTGAAGGACATGGGATGGCACTGGGTGAACTCTCACCTGGAAACCCAAAAGCAAATATAGTCCTGTGTGCCCGCCTGGGTATTTATAGCTTGGCACTGGGTGACACGAGGCAGAGCTGGCCCCGTGTCACAGCTCAGGTGACCGCAGAGGCCACCTGGCTTAAGGTGGCATCTCCACACGACCTGGTGGCCAAGCATCCTGTGGGTGCTCACGCTGGGCTCCAGTGCCCAGCGCAGGATGGCCCAGCCACGCTGCCCTCACCCCGCTCCCACAGCGGCGACAACAGGCACAGAAGTGGCCACAGGCACAGAGGTGACCACGGGCACGGAGGTGACCACGGGCACAGAGGTGACCAAGGGCACGGAGGTGACCACGGGCACAGAGGTGACCAAGGGCACGGAGGTGACCGGGGGCACAGAGGTGGCCCCGCAGGAGCGGCAGAGGCGGTGGCAGAGCTACTTTGTCCGCGTGGGCTCCCTGTCAGCCCGGCTGCCACACCGGGCCCTGCGGCGCTCGCTGGGGGACCTGCAGCGGGCACGGCTCCGTGCCCAGCGgctcctggcccagctccaCCATGTCATCCGGCTG ATCgaggaggggcagcagggcacggacgggccctggcacagcacccGGGAGCACCTGCACCACCTGTGGCTGGAGTGGAGCCAGCAGGATGCGGTGCCCATGGAGGACAACGAG GTGGAGGCTCGGACTCTGGCCATGCTCCACGGGCTCCTGCACCAGCTCCACGCCGCCTGCTCCCACCTGGCCACCGGTGCCCGGGCGTTCCCCAGCAGCGTGCAGGAGACGGCGGGACACGTCTGGCACGGCGTGGAGGGCGTCCAGGCTTCCCTGGCCAGCGCCCACTCCTTCCAGGACCTGTCGGGCCtggtgctggcacagagccGGGACGCCGTGACGCGGGCACAGCTGAGCCTcgaggggctgctggagcacgTGGGGCAGCACACGCCCCTGCCCTGGCTCGTGGGACCTTTCGCCCCCGCGCTCGTGGAGTATCCGGAGGATGTCCCGGTGGATATGTCCAAGTGGGAGGGCTGTGTCACCGTGGGGGGGACGCACCAGGTGCCCGCTGCCCCCCAGgtctgcagccagcactgagtCACTGGTGCCACTGA